The Streptomyces sp. NBC_01197 genome window below encodes:
- the leuD gene encoding 3-isopropylmalate dehydratase small subunit: MEAFTKHTGRVVPLRRSNVDTDQIIPAHWLKKVTRDGFEDGLFEAWRKDPEFVLNRPERAGASVLVAGPDFGTGSSREHAVWALQNFGFKAVISSRFADIFRGNSLKNGLLTVVLDQKVVDAIWKLTEADPAAEVTVDLEARQVLAEGIAADFELDENARWRLLNGLDDISLTLQNEADITAYEAARPAFKPRTIEV, encoded by the coding sequence ATGGAAGCTTTCACCAAGCACACCGGCCGGGTCGTCCCGCTGCGCCGCAGCAACGTCGACACCGACCAGATCATCCCGGCCCACTGGCTGAAGAAGGTCACCCGCGACGGTTTCGAGGACGGGCTCTTCGAGGCATGGCGCAAGGACCCCGAGTTCGTGCTCAACCGCCCGGAGCGCGCCGGTGCCTCGGTGCTGGTGGCGGGTCCCGACTTCGGTACGGGCTCCTCCCGCGAACACGCGGTGTGGGCCCTGCAGAACTTCGGCTTCAAGGCCGTCATTTCGTCCCGGTTCGCCGACATCTTCCGTGGGAACTCGCTGAAGAACGGCCTGCTGACCGTGGTTCTCGACCAGAAGGTCGTGGATGCCATCTGGAAGCTGACGGAGGCCGACCCGGCCGCCGAAGTCACCGTCGACCTGGAGGCCCGTCAGGTCCTCGCGGAGGGCATCGCCGCCGACTTCGAGCTGGACGAGAACGCCCGCTGGCGGCTGCTGAACGGCCTGGACGACATCAGCCTCACCCTTCAGAACGAAGCGGACATCACGGCCTATGAGGCGGCCCGACCCGCCTTCAAGCCCCGCACAATTGAGGTCTGA